AATGGCATGGTCTTGTGTCATCGTAATAATATTGAGATTGGCGTATGCGATTAGATTTTATGCAGAAACAAAAATAACTCATTTTAGGATTTTACACAAGTAGAGGCTGAAAATCTCATGTCTCGGACAGTTACATTGCCATAGGGCTCTCAGCCCCTTCCACTCTAAATCGCAAATGCTCCGAATGTATGCTTTTTTCGCTACGATATCATCGATGACGGATGGTTTCGGTCTGTCATCGCAAAAAAACGGCTCATACTCTTTCTTCTCTTATCCAAAGCCATAAAAATCAACCTGGTGTCAAAAAAAAGTGTTATAAATGCCCCCTGTGGTTGGCAGAAAAGTTTTATATTTGCTTGAAGGCGCAGGAGGGACAAAAATATGTGTTTTTACGAGTATTTTTTTCGACCCTTGTCGCCCCAATCTAACACTCTCCACATATCTTTAAATGCAACAAAATAGCACCACCACAGTAGTCGTCATTGACTTTGGGACCTCTGTCATTAAGGGAGCGTTGGCTGAGAAGTTGGCCGACGGTCAGTTTGACATCCTCTACTATGCCGACGAGCCCTCCGATGATTGTATCAAGAGGGGCGTCATCTACAATATGGAGAAGGCTGCGCAGAAAGCACAGTCGGTCATCTCTCGTCTCGAAAAACTGTACGGAAAGCGTATCACCAAGGTTTATTCGAACATTGGGGGGCATACGCTGCGCACCGTCCGGCATATCGAGTCGTTAGCCTTTGACACGCCTCACGAGATCACGAAGGAGGATATAGAGACTTTGTACAGTCAGGTCGAGAGCTTCTCACATGACAAGTACGAGAGACTCCTTATAGACTCTCCTCAATACTTCATCAATAGCAATTATACGACTTCGCCCATAGGGGTGCAGGCACTCAAGATCGATGCCAAGTTTCAGCTTATCGTGGCGAACCCTCAGATACGCAGCAATGTCGAGAATGTCGTCGAACGAAAGCTCAATCTCGAGCTTGCCGGACTACCCATTGCCCCTCTCGTGCTGAGCAAGACGTTCCTCAATGAGGATCAGAAAAAGCTGGGTTGTGTACTCATCGACTTCGGTAGTGGCAGTACGACGATATGTGTCTTTCGAAACGAGCTCCTTACCGGCATACGTGTGATCCCCCTCGGTGCTCAAAATATCACCAAGGACATCATGGCCATGCACATCACGGAGAGTGAGGCGGAGCGCATCAAGAAGCAGGACGGATCGGCGATAGCTGAGGCCAGTGACAAGTCGATGATCGAGGTCAATGCTGCGGACAAACTTTCGACCAAGCAGATCTCGAAGTATGAGCTGTGCAGGTTCATCGAGGCTCGTACCAAGGAGATCATCGACAATGTCGTCCATCATCTCAAGGATATGATCAAGCCCGACGACATCGGTGGTGGTATTGTCGTCACGGGTGGTGGGTCGGAAATGAGAGGATTTTTGGAGAGATTGGACGAGACCCTCAAGATGAAGGTCGAGGTGGCTTCGGCACTTATCCCCAATCACAGACAGAATACTCCTTACATCAACAACCCCAAGTTGCACCTCCTCTACGCAATGATCGACTATGCGTCGGAGGATTGTGTCGAGAGGCCTTTCGTAGAGCAGACACAGCAAACTGCTGAGTCCCTTGTGCAGGATAATTCTTATCCCGAAGATGACTACATCAATAGCCGTGAAGGTGAGCAACAACCGCTCTTCTCCGAAGACGAGTTGCCTCCACCTGAGGAAAAACCAATCGATGTCATCAAAGCCGGAGGTAAGGGTGGCTCAAAGAAGGTCTCGTCCAAACCTTCCTCCAAAAACAGTGGTGCAAAGGGCGTCGTGGATAAGCTATTGGGCTGGTTGATACCTGTTGAAGAAGATTAAGTATGGAAGACAAACTATTACATATCAATAACAAGAGAGAGGCAAACACTTCTATCATCAAAGTGATAGGGGTAGGTGGTGGTGGCGGTAACGCCGTCAACCACATGTACGATCAGCATATCAAGGATGTCAGCTTCTTGCTGTGCAACACCGACCGTCAGCACCTCAACAAGAGTCGCATCCCGACCACTCTCTGCATCGGGGAGAAGATAACGATGGGCCTTGGTGCAGGGAACCGCCCCGAGCGTGCTCAGCAGGCGGCCGAGGAGAGTAAGGAGGACATCCGCAAGGCACTCTCCGATGGTACTCGTATGGTCTTCATCACTGCCGGTATGGGTGGTGGTACAGGTACGGGGGCTGCTCCTGTCATCGCTCGCATAGCCAAGGAGATGGGGATCCTCACCGTGGGGATCGTGACGATACCCTTCCTCTTTGAGGGTCAGCGCAAGATCTTGCAAGCCATCAAGGGGGTAGAGGAGATGAGCCAAAATGTCGATGCCATCCTTGTCATCAAGAATGAACTCCTCCGCAAGGTCTATCCGGATCTCAAGGTCAGCGAAGCCTTCAAGCGTGCCGATGAGACTCTCACCACGGCGGCGAGATCGATATCCGAACTTGTGACGGACGAGGGAGACATCAATGTAGACTTTGCCGACGTTTCCACAATCCTGACCAACGGTGGTCTTGCGATCATCAGCAGAGGCTTCGCATCCGGGCCGAACAGCGTCTACGATGCGATCAAAGATGCCCTTCACTCTCCCTTGGTCAATACGAGTAACTTTCAGAAGGCTTCTCGTGTCCTTCTTTATATCACTTACAGCGAGCAGTCTCAGCCGGACACTGAGGTCTTTGATCACCTCAATAGTTTCATGGCACGTATCCTCGGAGATTATGACTTCATCTGGGGTTGTGGCAAGGATGAGAGTCTCGGCGATCAGGTCAGAGTGACACTTCTTGCTTCAGGCTTCGATGTTCAGACACTCATCACCGATGAGACTGCGATGGAGAAGATCAAGGAGTATTACGGAGACGAGATGAAGGGCGAGACCACGTTCCGTACTGAGACTTCGGTCATCTTTACCGTGGACGAGTTGGAGGACGAGACGTTTATCTCCATGATCTGCG
This is a stretch of genomic DNA from Porphyromonas cangingivalis. It encodes these proteins:
- the ftsA gene encoding cell division protein FtsA: MQQNSTTTVVVIDFGTSVIKGALAEKLADGQFDILYYADEPSDDCIKRGVIYNMEKAAQKAQSVISRLEKLYGKRITKVYSNIGGHTLRTVRHIESLAFDTPHEITKEDIETLYSQVESFSHDKYERLLIDSPQYFINSNYTTSPIGVQALKIDAKFQLIVANPQIRSNVENVVERKLNLELAGLPIAPLVLSKTFLNEDQKKLGCVLIDFGSGSTTICVFRNELLTGIRVIPLGAQNITKDIMAMHITESEAERIKKQDGSAIAEASDKSMIEVNAADKLSTKQISKYELCRFIEARTKEIIDNVVHHLKDMIKPDDIGGGIVVTGGGSEMRGFLERLDETLKMKVEVASALIPNHRQNTPYINNPKLHLLYAMIDYASEDCVERPFVEQTQQTAESLVQDNSYPEDDYINSREGEQQPLFSEDELPPPEEKPIDVIKAGGKGGSKKVSSKPSSKNSGAKGVVDKLLGWLIPVEED
- the ftsZ gene encoding cell division protein FtsZ is translated as MEDKLLHINNKREANTSIIKVIGVGGGGGNAVNHMYDQHIKDVSFLLCNTDRQHLNKSRIPTTLCIGEKITMGLGAGNRPERAQQAAEESKEDIRKALSDGTRMVFITAGMGGGTGTGAAPVIARIAKEMGILTVGIVTIPFLFEGQRKILQAIKGVEEMSQNVDAILVIKNELLRKVYPDLKVSEAFKRADETLTTAARSISELVTDEGDINVDFADVSTILTNGGLAIISRGFASGPNSVYDAIKDALHSPLVNTSNFQKASRVLLYITYSEQSQPDTEVFDHLNSFMARILGDYDFIWGCGKDESLGDQVRVTLLASGFDVQTLITDETAMEKIKEYYGDEMKGETTFRTETSVIFTVDELEDETFISMICDTPTLKRSSNTVDRYRAGRKGAGEKSQTNKEETQRVGSHQPIHEEVPVMEPENTKNDEPELDDELIMFGR